In the Bacillus shivajii genome, one interval contains:
- a CDS encoding lysine N(6)-hydroxylase/L-ornithine N(5)-oxygenase family protein, with protein sequence MGKNEIMYDVIGIGIGPFNLGMAALLEDEDKVNAMFFDETPVFNWHPGMLIEGADLQVPFLADFVTFADPTSRFSFLNYLHEQNRLYQFYFFNRFDIPRREYNDYAQWVASQLTNCMFSSRVVDVIDHDTYYDVVVEDQESGEKRTYATKHLVLGTGSSPLIPKGLRGFPKKDVLHTSNYQYEQPELEEAEGLMVVGSGQSAAEVFLDLLQKQNGNDQHIYWVTRSAAFFQLESGKLGQEVFSPDYIDYYHSLPYDKRMNEIPHLQHLRQGVEEKTLHEIYDLLYHKTVNGFDTGVTILTSSDVKKIEQTGNKYTVTCEQWQQEKEYSIDVNKVILATGYRPNIPDWFEKFNDKIEWEENKHFKVKRDYRLSFKEPRDHHFFTLTNIEHSHGASATNLGLAVQRNVTIINKIAGRELYPEQRNTVFQNFGALEE encoded by the coding sequence ATGGGAAAAAACGAAATAATGTATGATGTCATAGGTATAGGGATCGGACCTTTTAACTTAGGAATGGCAGCGTTATTAGAAGATGAAGATAAGGTCAATGCGATGTTTTTTGATGAAACTCCGGTATTTAATTGGCACCCAGGTATGCTTATCGAAGGAGCAGATTTACAAGTTCCTTTTTTAGCGGACTTTGTGACTTTTGCAGATCCGACGAGTCGGTTCAGTTTTCTTAACTACTTACATGAGCAAAACAGGCTTTATCAATTTTACTTCTTTAATCGGTTTGATATTCCTCGTCGGGAGTACAATGATTACGCGCAATGGGTCGCTTCACAGTTAACGAATTGTATGTTTAGTTCAAGAGTCGTTGATGTGATTGATCATGATACGTATTATGATGTGGTAGTTGAGGATCAAGAATCAGGGGAGAAGAGGACATATGCCACCAAGCACCTCGTTTTAGGTACAGGCAGTTCCCCACTTATACCGAAAGGGCTCAGAGGTTTTCCGAAAAAAGATGTCCTTCATACGAGCAATTATCAGTACGAGCAACCCGAGCTTGAAGAAGCGGAAGGCCTAATGGTTGTGGGCTCAGGGCAAAGTGCTGCTGAAGTTTTTCTAGATTTACTACAAAAACAAAATGGGAATGATCAGCATATTTATTGGGTGACAAGGTCAGCAGCATTCTTTCAACTAGAATCAGGAAAACTAGGTCAGGAAGTCTTTTCACCAGACTATATCGACTACTATCATTCTCTTCCTTATGATAAGCGAATGAATGAAATCCCTCACTTGCAACATTTAAGGCAAGGGGTAGAAGAAAAAACGCTTCATGAAATTTACGATTTACTTTACCATAAAACGGTCAATGGTTTTGATACAGGAGTTACGATTTTAACAAGTTCAGATGTGAAAAAAATTGAGCAGACAGGTAACAAGTATACCGTCACGTGTGAACAGTGGCAGCAAGAAAAAGAATACTCAATTGATGTTAATAAAGTGATTTTAGCAACGGGCTATCGACCAAACATTCCAGACTGGTTTGAAAAGTTCAATGACAAAATCGAGTGGGAAGAAAACAAGCATTTTAAAGTAAAAAGAGATTATCGCCTCAGCTTTAAAGAGCCAAGAGATCATCACTTTTTTACATTGACAAATATCGAGCACTCTCACGGAGCAAGCGCTACAAATCTGGGCCTTGCCGTTCAAAGGAATGTGACAATTATAAATAAAATTGCAGGACGAGAACTTTATCCAGAACAACGCAATACCGTTTTTCAAAACTTCGGAGCGCTGGAAGAATAG
- a CDS encoding DoxX family membrane protein — protein sequence MFMDFLRNNSIAAAILTVLRVYLGWQWLTAGWSKVTGGFDASGYLNGVVNNEAVMEQYPTYHAFIENFALANAGAFSFMVAWGELLVGLGLLLGVLTTAAVFFGMMMNFAFMFAGTVSSNPFLILISIFVIAAGYNAGRYGGDYWVIPYLRAKLFKNKGATPAGQTA from the coding sequence ATGTTTATGGATTTTCTTAGAAATAATTCAATTGCTGCTGCAATCTTAACGGTATTACGAGTATATTTAGGTTGGCAATGGTTAACTGCTGGCTGGTCGAAAGTAACTGGAGGTTTTGACGCATCAGGCTATTTAAATGGTGTTGTAAATAATGAAGCTGTCATGGAGCAATACCCAACATACCACGCATTTATCGAGAACTTTGCTTTAGCAAATGCTGGTGCTTTTAGCTTTATGGTCGCATGGGGAGAGCTTTTAGTCGGATTGGGCTTACTTCTAGGCGTATTAACAACAGCTGCTGTTTTCTTCGGCATGATGATGAACTTTGCGTTTATGTTTGCAGGTACTGTCTCTTCAAACCCATTCCTGATTTTAATTAGTATCTTCGTTATCGCTGCTGGTTACAACGCTGGTCGTTACGGCGGAGACTACTGGGTTATTCCTTACCTTCGTGCAAAACTATTTAAAAATAAAGGGGCAACTCCTGCAGGGCAAACTGCATAA
- a CDS encoding GNAT family N-acetyltransferase: protein MNYRKLKQEEIDLSFDMSSYAFQYALSDEEREERREWVYPENTWVAEENGEILSKATTIPFNVFYHGQSIAMGGVSGVATWPEQRRSGLVKNLLAHSLQEMKEKGQIVSFLFPFSIPFYRKYGWELFADTQTITLTREQLPKRKETNGYVRRIKPSIDVLQPVYDAWAKLYNGTIDRHEDWWKRSVFKRKKGNVAVYYNGDSEAKGYMIYEVKEEKMTIKELISLTPESRDGLWTFIANHDSMIKSVVLKTTPHDGMPFLLDDPKVSREVTSYFMARIVDVKSFLSYVPFKQTDDEKPLIFHVTDEFCEWNHGTFVIGPKESNIQFFPFKKEGSCTHEPKRGCRLSIQTLSALLFGSQRPDMLIREGLIEGEEHELNRLIGSIPYQPAFIYDFF, encoded by the coding sequence TTGAACTACAGAAAATTAAAACAAGAAGAAATTGATTTGAGCTTTGACATGTCTTCCTATGCGTTTCAATATGCATTATCAGATGAAGAACGAGAGGAAAGACGTGAATGGGTATATCCAGAGAACACTTGGGTTGCAGAGGAAAATGGGGAAATTTTATCGAAAGCAACGACGATTCCTTTCAATGTGTTTTATCACGGTCAAAGTATTGCGATGGGCGGCGTATCTGGTGTAGCCACTTGGCCTGAGCAACGACGTAGTGGTCTTGTGAAAAACTTACTCGCTCATTCTTTGCAAGAGATGAAAGAAAAAGGGCAAATTGTTTCATTTTTATTTCCGTTTTCTATCCCCTTTTATCGTAAATATGGATGGGAACTTTTCGCTGATACACAAACGATTACGTTAACACGTGAACAGTTACCGAAAAGAAAGGAAACAAACGGCTATGTTCGCCGGATAAAACCGTCAATCGACGTCTTGCAACCCGTGTACGATGCATGGGCAAAACTCTATAACGGAACGATTGATCGTCATGAGGATTGGTGGAAGCGCTCTGTTTTTAAACGTAAAAAAGGAAACGTTGCCGTTTATTATAATGGTGACAGTGAAGCTAAAGGGTATATGATTTATGAAGTAAAAGAAGAAAAAATGACGATTAAGGAACTTATTTCGTTAACCCCTGAGTCACGTGATGGACTTTGGACGTTTATTGCAAATCATGATTCAATGATTAAATCTGTCGTTTTAAAAACAACGCCCCATGATGGCATGCCGTTTTTGTTAGATGATCCAAAGGTTAGTCGTGAAGTAACTTCTTATTTTATGGCTCGTATCGTTGATGTGAAGTCGTTCTTATCGTATGTACCGTTTAAGCAGACAGATGATGAGAAACCGTTGATTTTCCATGTTACTGATGAATTTTGTGAGTGGAATCATGGGACGTTTGTCATCGGGCCAAAAGAAAGTAACATTCAATTTTTCCCGTTTAAAAAAGAAGGTTCTTGTACGCATGAACCGAAGCGTGGCTGCAGGTTATCCATTCAGACCTTATCCGCCCTTCTCTTTGGCTCACAACGTCCAGATATGTTAATAAGAGAAGGTCTCATTGAAGGCGAAGAACATGAGCTTAATAGGTTAATAGGGTCTATTCCATACCAACCAGCGTTTATTTATGATTTCTTTTAA
- a CDS encoding lysophospholipid acyltransferase family protein, whose product MFRTILWFIYFFGYLIYSLPNLWKAERLKKQGDTKAYQNHVDAITTKWAKSLIRVAGGNVHVKGKEKIPKDETLLIVCNHVGNFDIPVLLGHLGVKISFISKVEVKKIPIVRSWMKHMNCVFMNRKNKREAIQAIIDGARNLQNGQHVVIFPEGTRSKGGDVKRFKKGSFKLATKSKATILPVTMEGTHQMMEGNRNFIRPADVFVTISDPIRVHQEHDEMDLQQLAHIVQEQVESKLTKNNCKETVS is encoded by the coding sequence ATGTTTCGAACAATTTTATGGTTTATTTATTTTTTCGGATATTTAATTTATTCACTGCCAAACTTGTGGAAAGCAGAGCGTTTAAAAAAACAAGGTGATACGAAAGCATATCAAAATCATGTAGATGCCATTACGACAAAGTGGGCAAAGTCGCTAATTCGGGTAGCTGGTGGGAATGTTCACGTTAAAGGAAAAGAGAAGATCCCAAAAGATGAAACATTACTTATTGTATGTAATCACGTCGGAAACTTTGATATTCCCGTGTTACTAGGACATTTAGGAGTGAAAATTAGTTTTATCTCAAAAGTAGAAGTCAAGAAGATCCCTATTGTCCGTTCGTGGATGAAGCATATGAATTGTGTGTTCATGAATCGAAAAAACAAAAGGGAAGCGATCCAAGCAATCATTGATGGGGCACGAAATCTACAAAACGGGCAACATGTCGTTATTTTTCCTGAAGGGACTCGAAGTAAGGGAGGCGATGTGAAGCGGTTTAAAAAAGGAAGCTTTAAACTAGCAACAAAATCAAAGGCAACGATTTTACCGGTCACTATGGAAGGAACGCACCAGATGATGGAAGGAAATCGTAATTTCATTCGACCTGCCGATGTTTTTGTAACAATATCTGATCCCATTAGAGTACATCAAGAGCATGATGAAATGGACTTGCAGCAGTTAGCACATATCGTCCAGGAACAAGTAGAAAGTAAGCTGACAAAAAATAATTGTAAAGAAACAGTTTCATAG
- a CDS encoding TldD/PmbA family protein, which translates to MLQQSLVEDMITAALSTGGDFAEVFVEDKFNSNIAFVGGKVENGISGRDFGVGIRIFQGLNSVYAYTNEHDRESLISVARQAAQAITGEPKEITLNFTHKSFANQHPILHIPREVPKAKKVNVLREVYDVAKNYHENISQVTVNYADEDQQVLIANSEGTFVEDQRIRTRLAAQTVATKGNEMQTGFYGPGAHKGFEFFEDIDLHHYGKEAARIAVTMLDADPCPSGKFPVIIDNEFGGVIFHEACGHGLEATSVAKKNSVFADRVGEKVAPDIVTYIDDGTLANEWGSANVDDEGEATRKNVLIENGILKGYLIDKLGARRMGTESTGSSRRESYKFAPTSRMTNTFIAPGKSTPEEIIANTEYGIYAKYMGGGSVNPATGDYNFAINEGYIVRDGKIAEPVRGATLIGNGPKTLQKVDMVGNNLAHGQGMCGSLSGSIPANVGQPMIRVSEITVGGRKGQ; encoded by the coding sequence ATGCTTCAGCAATCATTAGTTGAAGATATGATCACAGCCGCATTAAGTACTGGCGGAGACTTTGCAGAGGTTTTCGTTGAAGACAAGTTTAATTCAAACATCGCATTTGTTGGTGGCAAAGTAGAAAATGGGATTTCAGGTAGAGATTTTGGGGTAGGTATTCGAATTTTCCAAGGGTTAAACAGTGTATATGCCTACACGAACGAACATGATCGAGAATCTTTGATTTCCGTTGCTCGCCAAGCTGCTCAAGCTATTACTGGAGAACCAAAAGAGATTACACTAAACTTCACACACAAGTCCTTCGCAAACCAGCACCCTATTTTACATATTCCTCGAGAGGTTCCAAAAGCAAAGAAAGTGAATGTATTAAGAGAAGTTTATGATGTTGCAAAAAACTATCACGAAAATATTTCTCAAGTTACGGTTAATTATGCAGATGAAGATCAGCAAGTATTGATTGCTAATTCTGAAGGAACTTTCGTCGAAGACCAAAGAATTCGCACTCGTTTAGCTGCGCAGACTGTTGCAACCAAAGGCAATGAAATGCAAACAGGTTTTTACGGACCTGGTGCACATAAAGGCTTTGAATTTTTTGAAGACATTGACCTTCATCATTACGGAAAAGAAGCAGCACGAATTGCTGTAACGATGCTCGATGCTGATCCTTGTCCAAGTGGTAAATTCCCAGTCATTATCGATAATGAGTTTGGGGGCGTTATTTTCCATGAAGCTTGTGGTCATGGATTAGAAGCAACGTCTGTTGCTAAGAAAAACTCTGTATTTGCTGACCGTGTCGGAGAAAAGGTTGCTCCTGATATTGTCACATATATTGATGACGGTACATTAGCGAATGAATGGGGTTCTGCAAATGTCGACGATGAAGGAGAAGCCACGCGCAAAAACGTATTAATCGAAAATGGTATTTTAAAAGGGTACTTAATTGATAAATTAGGAGCTCGCCGTATGGGCACAGAATCTACAGGCTCAAGCAGAAGGGAATCTTATAAGTTCGCCCCTACTTCAAGGATGACAAACACATTTATTGCGCCAGGTAAGTCTACTCCAGAAGAAATAATCGCCAATACAGAGTACGGCATTTATGCAAAATATATGGGTGGTGGCTCTGTCAATCCAGCAACGGGTGATTATAACTTCGCGATAAATGAAGGCTACATTGTACGTGATGGGAAAATCGCTGAACCTGTTCGTGGTGCTACGTTAATTGGCAATGGTCCGAAAACATTACAAAAAGTAGATATGGTCGGTAACAATCTAGCTCACGGTCAAGGTATGTGCGGGTCTCTAAGTGGTTCCATCCCTGCAAATGTTGGTCAGCCGATGATCCGAGTAAGTGAAATTACGGTCGGTGGAAGAAAGGGGCAATAA
- a CDS encoding YbgA family protein, protein MKSFEKPTVVVSKCLGFDACRYNGDALHDRSVDKLAPFVQFIPVCPEEEIGLGTPRDPIRIVAKNKENRLMQPATKKDLTEEMTTFSQEYLHSLEEIDGFILKTRSPSCAISDAKVMSGLDKSPTIDKSAGLFGKEVLKKFSHLAIEDEGRLKNFTIREHFFTKIFILATFRKIKKSLSYQDLLQFHSHNKYLFMAFHQLKLKELGRITANHNKEPIEHTLHNYEKVLYELLSHPPTCAKNINVLHHIMGYFSKKLTHEEKSYFLNLIEQYRENKVPLSSPVGVLRAWVSRFQHPYLQTQTFFTPYPEELVEITDSGKGRSYT, encoded by the coding sequence ATAAAATCGTTTGAAAAGCCAACGGTCGTAGTTAGTAAATGTTTAGGATTTGACGCGTGTAGATATAATGGAGACGCCCTTCATGATCGATCCGTTGACAAATTAGCTCCCTTCGTTCAGTTTATTCCTGTTTGTCCTGAAGAAGAAATAGGTCTTGGAACACCTAGAGATCCGATTCGAATTGTTGCAAAAAACAAAGAAAATCGATTAATGCAACCAGCAACGAAAAAAGACTTGACTGAAGAGATGACCACGTTTTCACAAGAATATTTACATTCACTAGAAGAGATAGATGGATTTATATTAAAAACTCGTTCTCCAAGCTGTGCTATTTCTGACGCTAAAGTTATGAGTGGGCTCGATAAATCACCGACAATCGACAAAAGCGCTGGTCTATTTGGAAAAGAGGTATTAAAGAAGTTTTCACACTTAGCGATCGAAGATGAAGGAAGGCTAAAAAACTTTACGATCCGAGAACATTTTTTCACAAAAATCTTTATCCTTGCGACGTTTAGAAAAATTAAGAAAAGCCTTTCGTATCAAGATTTATTACAATTTCATAGTCATAATAAATATTTGTTTATGGCTTTTCACCAATTGAAGTTAAAAGAACTCGGAAGAATTACCGCAAATCACAACAAAGAGCCGATCGAACACACTTTGCATAACTATGAAAAAGTATTATATGAACTTTTAAGTCACCCTCCTACATGTGCGAAAAATATTAATGTCCTGCACCATATAATGGGATATTTTTCAAAGAAGCTGACACATGAAGAAAAATCATATTTCTTAAACCTCATTGAGCAATATAGAGAGAATAAAGTGCCACTAAGTAGCCCAGTGGGGGTTTTACGTGCGTGGGTTAGTCGGTTCCAACACCCATATTTACAAACTCAAACGTTCTTTACTCCTTACCCTGAAGAATTAGTCGAAATTACTGACTCAGGTAAAGGTAGAAGCTATACGTAG
- a CDS encoding acylphosphatase, with product MKRFHGIVKGRVQGVGFRYTTQQLATEHNLTGWVKNNFDGTVEFEGQGKERELETFLAQLKRAPYPAYVEHITVNETPLQENERQFQIHS from the coding sequence ATGAAAAGATTTCATGGGATTGTTAAAGGACGCGTTCAAGGCGTTGGTTTTCGTTACACTACGCAGCAACTTGCGACAGAACACAATTTAACTGGTTGGGTTAAAAATAATTTCGATGGGACGGTCGAGTTTGAAGGACAAGGGAAAGAAAGAGAACTAGAAACATTCTTAGCCCAACTGAAGCGAGCACCATACCCAGCATATGTGGAACATATTACGGTTAACGAGACCCCTTTACAAGAAAATGAGCGTCAATTTCAGATTCATTCATAG
- a CDS encoding TldD/PmbA family protein → MDILQFKDQLFEKGKTLGFSDMEIYYQSNTKFSTKVYKGDIDSYDLAKEGGVAFRGMYNGQMGYAYTEKVDEDSINLLLNESKDHASIKDNDDKEVIFEGSNHYESLELFSEELADVSNEAKVSLLKQVEEECFALSDKVSSVNYCLLESNDVEKMIANTKGLEKREKGNVVYIFLSVVAKEGEDIKSAAKLNLTRDFSTLDPKKIAKEVTEEALSFLGADTVDSKDYPVILRNTAAASLLNVFSSSFSAENVQKGKSRLTKKLGETIANSNVTIVDDPHLKEGFATRTFDSEGVATKKLNVVDEGVLKTFFHNLKTAHKDNVASTGHANKSSYKGTITVSPSNLFIEPGEVTYNDLVGAEKEAMVITDLQGLHSGANPISGDFSLAANGYLVKDGKIDRPVNQITVAGNFFEMLEQVEGIGEDLDFGMPSGGYVGSPSLKVGMLSIAGK, encoded by the coding sequence ATGGACATTTTACAATTTAAGGATCAACTTTTTGAAAAAGGCAAAACTCTCGGTTTTTCCGATATGGAAATATATTATCAAAGCAATACAAAATTTAGTACGAAAGTTTATAAAGGTGACATTGACAGTTACGACCTTGCAAAAGAAGGTGGCGTAGCTTTTCGTGGAATGTATAACGGTCAAATGGGTTATGCCTATACCGAAAAAGTCGATGAAGATTCAATTAACCTATTATTAAACGAAAGTAAAGACCATGCATCTATTAAAGACAACGATGATAAAGAAGTGATCTTTGAAGGATCTAACCATTACGAGTCATTAGAACTATTTAGTGAAGAGCTTGCGGACGTATCGAACGAAGCAAAAGTTTCCCTACTAAAACAAGTGGAAGAAGAATGTTTTGCTCTTAGTGATAAGGTTTCTAGCGTGAACTATTGTTTACTAGAATCAAATGATGTCGAGAAAATGATCGCCAATACGAAAGGACTAGAAAAAAGAGAAAAAGGCAACGTCGTCTATATCTTTCTATCAGTTGTTGCAAAAGAAGGAGAAGACATTAAAAGTGCAGCGAAATTAAACTTAACTCGTGACTTTTCTACTTTAGATCCAAAGAAGATCGCAAAAGAAGTGACAGAAGAAGCACTCAGTTTCTTAGGTGCAGACACGGTAGACAGTAAAGATTATCCTGTCATTCTAAGAAATACAGCTGCGGCTTCACTACTAAATGTTTTTTCATCATCTTTTTCTGCAGAGAATGTTCAAAAAGGGAAATCAAGACTTACGAAAAAATTAGGAGAAACAATTGCAAATAGTAACGTTACGATTGTTGATGACCCTCATTTAAAAGAAGGCTTTGCAACACGTACTTTTGATAGTGAAGGTGTCGCAACGAAGAAATTAAATGTTGTAGACGAAGGCGTATTAAAAACGTTTTTCCACAACTTAAAAACTGCACATAAAGATAACGTTGCATCAACTGGACACGCTAATAAATCCTCTTATAAAGGCACGATCACTGTTTCGCCTTCTAACTTATTTATTGAACCAGGCGAAGTCACGTATAACGATTTGGTCGGAGCTGAAAAAGAAGCGATGGTCATCACAGATTTACAAGGACTACACTCAGGTGCGAACCCGATATCTGGAGACTTTTCACTAGCTGCGAATGGTTACTTAGTGAAAGACGGTAAAATTGATCGCCCTGTGAACCAAATTACCGTAGCAGGCAACTTTTTCGAAATGCTTGAGCAAGTCGAAGGAATTGGAGAAGACCTTGATTTTGGAATGCCATCTGGTGGCTATGTTGGGTCCCCTAGTTTAAAAGTTGGAATGCTATCTATTGCAGGAAAATAA
- the bioB gene encoding biotin synthase BioB, with product MLNHASMKSPLQWEHYADKALKGEQLTREESYEILGASDEEILPLLHSAYRVRRHYYGNKVKLNMIINAKSGLCPEDCGYCSQSIVSEAPIEKFTFLDKETLLAGAREARDRKAGTYCIVASGRGPSDKEVDQVVEAVKEIKNDMPLKICACLGILSHDKAERLKEAGVDRYNHNLNTSARHHENITTTHTYDDRVATVKNAKSTGISPCSGVIAGMGESYDDLYDMAVELQELDADSIPVNFLNPIEGTPLQGMNELNPRYCLKVLAFFRFMNPTKEIRISGGREVNLGSLQVMGLYAANSIFVGDYLTTEGQTATIDHKMIEDLGFEIEECAL from the coding sequence ATGCTCAATCATGCCAGTATGAAATCACCTTTACAATGGGAACATTATGCGGATAAAGCCTTAAAAGGTGAACAGTTAACTAGAGAAGAAAGCTATGAAATATTAGGTGCTTCAGATGAAGAAATCTTACCTCTTCTACATAGTGCGTATCGCGTGCGAAGACATTACTATGGTAATAAAGTTAAGCTGAATATGATCATTAATGCAAAAAGCGGTCTTTGTCCAGAAGATTGCGGGTATTGTTCACAATCAATTGTTTCAGAAGCACCGATTGAAAAATTTACTTTTTTAGATAAAGAAACGTTGTTAGCGGGGGCAAGAGAAGCTCGAGATAGAAAAGCGGGAACGTATTGTATTGTTGCAAGTGGACGAGGCCCATCAGATAAAGAAGTTGATCAAGTGGTGGAAGCTGTTAAAGAAATTAAAAATGATATGCCTTTAAAGATTTGTGCCTGTTTAGGGATTCTCTCTCATGATAAAGCAGAACGTTTAAAGGAAGCAGGGGTCGACCGTTATAACCATAACTTAAATACGAGTGCGAGGCATCATGAAAACATTACGACTACGCATACATATGATGATCGAGTCGCAACAGTGAAAAATGCCAAAAGTACCGGCATCTCCCCATGTTCTGGAGTGATTGCTGGAATGGGCGAAAGTTATGATGATCTTTATGATATGGCTGTAGAATTACAAGAGCTTGATGCTGACTCTATTCCAGTAAATTTTTTAAACCCAATTGAAGGGACACCGTTACAAGGAATGAATGAATTAAATCCTCGTTACTGTTTGAAAGTACTAGCCTTTTTCCGTTTTATGAATCCAACAAAAGAGATCCGTATTTCAGGAGGGCGTGAGGTAAATCTCGGCTCGTTACAAGTCATGGGACTATATGCTGCAAATTCTATCTTTGTAGGTGATTATTTAACGACAGAAGGACAAACGGCTACAATAGATCATAAAATGATTGAAGATTTAGGGTTTGAAATAGAAGAATGTGCATTGTAA
- a CDS encoding cryptochrome/photolyase family protein, whose product MTNTFAVWFRTDFRFYDQPALFYGLKAAKELDGKLMLIYHLDPGFTDHIDLHHDYFFQTLHHFYKQCEKRGLHLHIIYGELEEALNKLVHAQPNLKGVFYNRDIAGEGKKRDDVATRWFHNKGIDTYDFNGTHIHEPKDVLKKDGSYYKVFTPYFRTWSTKHVPLPLSSNFHELKLYHLESDPIDREGEHFFFHHILTKSTFTWEGIGEESAQERHKQFVEERLITYRDDRDTPYKDGSSRLSPYIKTGNLSVRSIYHTVMNRLDEAGAGAESFLKELAWRDFYYMIHYFQPEAKDVELNEKYRTIPWNRNLDFFSLWKEGKTGFPLVDAGMRQLNQTGWMHNRLRMVTASFLTKDYLIDWRLGERYFQEKLIDYDASSNIGGWQWAASVGTDAVPYFRVFHPVKQSVRFDPNGRFIKAFVPELKHVPEKYIHEPHKMTEDFQKEAGCMIGVDYPAPTVDHRIQRKRAIQLFKGDEEN is encoded by the coding sequence ATGACCAATACATTCGCTGTCTGGTTTCGGACAGATTTTCGTTTTTATGACCAACCTGCTCTTTTTTACGGATTAAAAGCAGCGAAAGAACTAGATGGAAAGCTGATGTTGATCTATCATTTAGACCCTGGTTTTACAGATCACATTGACCTTCATCATGACTATTTTTTTCAAACGTTACATCACTTTTATAAACAATGTGAAAAACGAGGACTTCACCTTCATATCATCTACGGAGAGCTCGAGGAAGCTTTGAATAAACTTGTTCACGCTCAACCAAATTTGAAAGGGGTCTTTTATAATCGCGATATAGCCGGTGAAGGGAAAAAACGAGATGATGTAGCTACACGTTGGTTTCATAATAAAGGAATTGATACGTATGACTTCAACGGGACACATATTCATGAACCTAAAGACGTGTTAAAAAAAGATGGCAGTTATTATAAAGTGTTCACGCCTTATTTCCGCACGTGGTCAACAAAGCATGTCCCCCTTCCTTTATCGAGCAATTTCCATGAACTAAAGCTTTATCATTTGGAAAGCGATCCGATTGATCGAGAAGGTGAGCACTTTTTCTTCCATCATATCCTGACGAAAAGTACATTCACTTGGGAAGGGATAGGTGAAGAAAGTGCTCAAGAGAGGCATAAGCAATTCGTTGAAGAACGTTTAATTACATATCGTGATGATCGTGATACACCATATAAGGACGGTTCAAGCCGACTATCTCCGTATATCAAAACGGGGAACCTGTCTGTGCGATCGATTTACCATACCGTTATGAACCGACTTGATGAAGCAGGAGCTGGTGCGGAATCATTTTTGAAAGAACTAGCGTGGCGAGACTTTTATTATATGATTCACTATTTTCAACCTGAAGCAAAAGATGTAGAATTAAATGAAAAATACCGTACGATACCGTGGAATCGTAACCTCGATTTCTTCTCTCTTTGGAAAGAAGGTAAAACGGGTTTCCCTCTAGTCGATGCTGGCATGCGTCAGCTAAATCAAACAGGGTGGATGCATAACCGTTTGCGAATGGTGACCGCCTCCTTTTTAACGAAAGATTACTTGATCGACTGGCGACTTGGGGAACGTTATTTTCAAGAAAAACTAATTGATTATGATGCATCATCGAATATTGGCGGATGGCAATGGGCGGCATCCGTTGGAACAGACGCAGTTCCTTACTTTAGAGTTTTTCACCCTGTTAAACAGTCTGTACGTTTTGACCCAAATGGGCGCTTCATTAAAGCGTTCGTTCCTGAGTTAAAACATGTACCTGAAAAATACATACATGAACCTCACAAAATGACTGAAGATTTCCAAAAAGAAGCTGGATGCATGATCGGAGTAGATTATCCCGCTCCTACCGTCGATCATCGTATCCAACGAAAAAGAGCGATTCAACTTTTTAAGGGAGATGAGGAGAATTGA